One Coccinella septempunctata chromosome 8, icCocSept1.1, whole genome shotgun sequence genomic window carries:
- the LOC123319247 gene encoding uncharacterized protein LOC123319247, translated as MTSVCGVCKTVVNSITPSIQCAGSCANLYHAKCANISPDKLHILNGSEDVYWMCTTCRGRLNSSTGGPDVDVLKFMREIKAELISIQNNMEDFKKSVGFCSDKVTDFEAAMKTFSNQMKSMDSLKKENKDLQESVRLLNKKVADLEQSARAYNIEIHGYPEKKNKNIYSIVDSIHETLNIPLSRDVVESAHRVKSFESGKPRNIVIKYVSLKSRNSVLAAAKARRNSSNGALIINEIPNARIYINEHLTPENKILFKKVRETARQRDYKYVWIRNGSILVRKDDDSSVKQISSEGQIVSM; from the coding sequence ATGACTTCTGTTTGTGGAGTTTGTAAAACAGTAGTAAACAGTATAACACCAAGTATCCAGTGCGCTGGTTCTTGTGCGAATCTTTATCACGCCAAATGTGCAAATATATCTCCAGATAAGTTGCATATTTTGAACGGATCGGAGGATGTATATTGGATGTGCACAACCTGTCGAGGTCGTTTGAATTCTTCTACAGGTGGTCCCGATGTCGATGTTCTGAAATTTATGCGTGAAATAAAAGCTGAACTCATAAGCATTCAAAATAACATGGAAGACTTTAAGAAGTCCGTTGGGTTTTGCTCGGACAAGGTGACTGATTTTGAAGCAGCTATGAAGACTTTTAGTAATCAAATGAAATCTATGGATTCactgaaaaaagaaaataaagatCTGCAAGAATCAGTTCGattattgaataaaaaagtAGCAGATTTAGAACAGTCTGCCAGAGCTTACAACATCGAGATTCATGGATATCCAGAGAAaaagaataagaatatttattccATTGTCGATTCTATACATGAAACACTAAATATCCCACTCTCAAGGGATGTTGTTGAATCAGCCCATAGGGTCAAGTCCTTTGAGTCTGGTAAGCCGAGAAATATCGTCATAAAATATGTTTCTCTCAAATCTAGAAATAGTGTACTGGCAGCGGCGAAAGCTAGAAGGAATTCTTCTAATGGAGCCCTAATAATCAATGAGATCCCTAACGCGAGAATTTACATCAACGAACATCTAACCCCAGAAAATAAGATACTTTTCAAAAAGGTGAGGGAGACTGCCCGACAGAGAGATTATAAATATGTCTGGATCAGAAATGGCAGTATTTTGGTCCGAAAAGATGATGATTCCTCCGTGAAGCAGATAAGCAGTGAGGGTCAGATTGTGTCCATGTAG
- the LOC123319255 gene encoding uncharacterized protein LOC123319255, whose amino-acid sequence MIEFYFDSSYFSFGGNIYLQLDGSAMDNPLSPILAEIAMDELVSSVLANLPFVLPFFWLYVDDSITAVPEEEFDTILDYFNAFNPKLQFTMETERDNKLAFLDVEVHRKECGTLLTNWFTKPTSSGRILNYHSYNPIGHKLSTVKGLLHRMMNLIHHTFHDSNLRTIKNILKMNNYPNTFVNKCLNSYFRQHRAFNNSEKPPCKFYKFPCIDGLSQRISTVFDSNTKLAFYNVRSTKCLYTRLKDPTPLLSLSNVIYKIPCSCGKSYIGQTKQYLKSRISQHTNDCKNQNQNKPNKTALASHHFETGHSFILEDVTVLDREANWFKRNVGEMIQINLADTVNLRSDCANLSIIYSNILNIYARQNIKFR is encoded by the coding sequence ATGATCGAGTTTTATTTCGATTCGAGTTACTTCAGTTTTGGAGGGAACATATATTTACAGCTAGACGGAAGTGCCATGGACAACCCTCTTAGTCCAATTCTAGCAGAGATAGCAATGGATGAGTTGGTGTCTTCGGTGTTGGCGAACTTACCTTTTGTTCTTCCCTTCTTCTGGTTATACGTGGATGATTCGATCACAGCAGTGCCCGAGGAGGAATTCGATACCATCCTAGATTACTTCAATGCATTCAACCCAAAACTTCAGTTTACCATGGAGACAGAAAGAGATAATAAACTAGCCTTTCTAGATGTTGAAGTACATAGAAAAGAGTGTGGAACCCTACTTACGAATTGGTTCACCAAGCCAACTAGCTCGGGCAGAATTTTAAATTACCACTCCTACAACCCTATTGGCCATAAGTTGAGTACTGTTAAGGGTTTACTTCACAGAATGATGAACCTCATTCACCATACCTTTCATGACTCCAATTTGAGAACTATTAAAAACATTCTCAAGATGAACAATTACCCGAATACCTTCGTGAATAAGTGCTTAAATTCTTACTTCAGACAACATAGGGCCTTTAACAACTCAGAAAAGCCTCCGTGTAAGTTTTACAAGTTTCCTTGCATTGATGGGCTTTCACAGAGAATAAGTACAGTGTTCGACAGCAATACCAAATTGGCCTTTTACAATGTCAGATCCACCAAGTGTTTATACACGCGTTTGAAAGATCCCACACCGTTATTATCGTTGTCAAACGTAATATATAAGATACCATGTTCTTGCGGGAAATCATATATTGGCCAGACCAAACAGTACCTAAAGTCGAGGATAAGCCAACATACCAACGATTGTAAAAACCAGAATCAGAATAAACCAAACAAAACAGCGTTAGCATCACACCATTTTGAAACTGGACACTCTTTTATATTAGAAGATGTCACAGTGCTAGATCGGGAGGCCAATTGGTTTAAACGCAACGTGGGGGAGATGATCCAAATAAACTTGGCCGACACTGTCAACCTAAGAAGTGACTGCGCTAATCTTAGCATTATATATAGCAACATACTAAATATATACGCACgacaaaatattaaattcaggtag
- the LOC123319248 gene encoding uncharacterized protein LOC123319248, with protein MIEFYFDSSYFSFGGNIYLQLDGSAMDNPLSPILAEIAMDELVSSVLANLPFVLPFFWLYVDDSITAVPEEEFDTILDYFNAFNPKLQFTMETERDNKLAFLDVEVHRKECGTLLTNWFTKPTSSGRILNYHSYNPIGHKLSTVKGLLHRMMNLIHHTFHDSNLRTIKNILKMNNYPNTFVNKCLNSYFRQHRAFNNSEKPPCKFYKFPCIDGLSQRISTVFDSNTKLAFYNVRSTKCLYTRLKDPTPLLSLSNVIYKIPCSCGKSYIGQTKQYLKSRISQHTNDCKNQNQNKPNKTALASHHFETGHSFILEDVTVLDREANWFKRNVGEMIQINLADTVNLRSDCANLSIIYSNILNIYARQNIKFR; from the coding sequence ATGATCGAGTTTTATTTCGATTCGAGTTACTTCAGTTTTGGAGGGAACATATATTTACAGCTAGACGGAAGTGCCATGGACAACCCTCTTAGTCCAATTCTAGCAGAGATAGCAATGGATGAGTTGGTGTCTTCGGTGTTGGCGAACTTACCTTTTGTTCTTCCCTTCTTCTGGTTATACGTGGATGATTCGATCACAGCAGTGCCCGAGGAGGAATTCGATACCATCCTAGATTACTTCAATGCATTCAACCCAAAACTTCAGTTTACCATGGAGACAGAAAGAGATAATAAACTAGCCTTTCTAGATGTTGAAGTACATAGAAAAGAGTGTGGAACCCTACTTACGAATTGGTTCACCAAGCCAACTAGCTCGGGCAGAATTTTAAATTACCACTCCTACAACCCTATTGGCCATAAGTTGAGTACTGTTAAGGGTTTACTTCACAGAATGATGAACCTCATTCACCATACCTTTCATGACTCCAATTTGAGAACTATTAAAAACATTCTCAAGATGAACAATTACCCGAATACCTTCGTGAATAAGTGCTTAAATTCTTACTTCAGACAACATAGGGCCTTTAACAACTCAGAAAAGCCTCCGTGTAAGTTTTACAAGTTTCCTTGCATTGATGGGCTTTCACAGAGAATAAGTACAGTGTTCGACAGCAATACCAAATTGGCCTTTTACAATGTCAGATCCACCAAGTGTTTATACACGCGTTTGAAAGATCCCACACCGTTATTATCGTTGTCAAACGTAATATATAAGATACCATGTTCTTGCGGGAAATCATATATTGGCCAGACCAAACAGTACCTGAAGTCGAGGATAAGCCAACATACCAACGATTGTAAAAACCAGAATCAGAATAAACCAAACAAAACAGCGTTAGCATCACACCATTTTGAAACTGGACACTCTTTTATATTAGAAGATGTCACAGTGCTAGATCGGGAGGCCAATTGGTTTAAACGCAACGTGGGGGAGATGATCCAAATAAACTTGGCCGACACTGTCAACCTAAGAAGTGACTGCGCTAATCTTAGCATTATATATAGCAACATACTAAATATATACGCACgacaaaatattaaattcaggtag